Proteins from one Maridesulfovibrio ferrireducens genomic window:
- the feoB gene encoding ferrous iron transport protein B, which produces MSLEVNSKGKAAKDNFLIALAGQQNAGKSTTYNMLTGANQHVANYPGVTVDKKVGSYREGKTRYEIVDLPGTYSLTSFSLEERVSRDFFLEEKPDVVVNVVDATALRRSLYFTFQVLEMDFPVTIALNMMDVAESQGLTIDLQELSSRLGVDVVATVGRKGKGKQALKAAIRKSVNQEAYNRPVTIDYGELEEHLQELEKKLAEDAFLGGLYPLRWLAIKLLENDPEVCRLVESKHFKGSEIIENSISRRDSFEEALDIDTGDYIVACRDRVAGEIVDACVQKEDSSKQPVSERIDRWVLNRAMAPFFLLATVFIIYELSIVQGYKLTIYTWPLLAKFRDIIASFLPSAGLIEDSLLRSMGLWMVDSANTLLNYVPIFFILFALIAILEDSGYMARIAFILDRIFHSFGLHGQSTLPFILGGVFAGGCAVPGIMSTKGIPDERSRLATILTVPFMNCLAKIPLYTLLVNIYFAEHKSWAMFFIGTITIIMAMIIAKVLTSTILKGRETAPFIMEMPNYHAPTLFGVAQRSIERTWEYIKKVGSIVVAVSLCVFSLLQFPGLSEERMDYYNAEMSKAAAVFDAKVSGTTYAEVGESGKMLALLNFYDNYKRARMNSSGKSGAASVDAKFKADNPELFTVLKPHSNKDAKIVNRALRKVSSKRKSLRRKIKEEKIKTSFFGMIGRSLEPVTQLAGFDWKVNIALISSFAARESSVATMGVLYQQGADENQTLEQRMDNESKSSGMTPLHALAIIIFFALYPPCLAATIMVKVQTGSWKWMVFSIVFPTTIGFAAASAVFTVGNAVGASGIVMMKGFYLVCLGIAFLIALQSKLSSDKIATRHVYQA; this is translated from the coding sequence ATGAGTTTAGAGGTTAATAGCAAAGGCAAGGCAGCCAAAGATAATTTCCTTATTGCGCTGGCCGGGCAGCAAAATGCCGGTAAATCTACAACGTATAACATGCTTACCGGAGCAAATCAGCATGTGGCTAATTATCCGGGGGTAACCGTTGATAAAAAAGTCGGCAGCTATCGTGAAGGAAAGACTCGTTATGAAATTGTCGACCTTCCCGGTACATACAGCCTGACTTCGTTTTCACTCGAGGAAAGGGTGTCGCGTGATTTTTTTCTTGAGGAAAAGCCTGACGTAGTGGTTAATGTCGTGGATGCAACTGCTTTGCGCCGCAGTCTGTATTTTACTTTTCAGGTTTTGGAGATGGATTTTCCGGTTACTATTGCCCTGAATATGATGGATGTTGCTGAAAGTCAGGGGTTAACCATTGATTTGCAGGAACTAAGTTCGCGGCTCGGGGTGGATGTTGTCGCCACTGTGGGACGTAAGGGTAAAGGGAAGCAGGCACTGAAAGCCGCAATTCGTAAGTCAGTCAATCAGGAAGCTTATAATCGTCCTGTTACAATTGACTACGGTGAGCTTGAAGAGCATTTGCAGGAACTTGAAAAAAAGCTGGCTGAAGATGCCTTTTTAGGGGGGCTTTATCCGTTACGCTGGCTGGCAATCAAGCTGCTTGAAAATGATCCTGAAGTGTGCAGGCTTGTTGAATCAAAACATTTTAAAGGGTCAGAAATAATTGAAAATTCTATTTCGCGCCGTGATAGTTTTGAAGAAGCCTTGGATATTGATACGGGAGACTACATTGTCGCCTGCCGGGACAGGGTTGCAGGTGAGATTGTAGATGCATGTGTTCAGAAAGAGGATAGTTCGAAACAGCCTGTTTCCGAACGTATTGATAGATGGGTACTCAACCGTGCAATGGCTCCCTTTTTTCTTCTTGCTACAGTCTTTATTATTTATGAGCTTTCTATTGTTCAGGGGTATAAGCTTACTATTTATACTTGGCCTTTGCTGGCAAAATTCAGGGATATTATCGCCAGCTTTTTACCTTCGGCAGGATTGATTGAGGATTCTTTGCTGAGGTCCATGGGGCTGTGGATGGTGGATAGTGCCAACACTCTTTTAAACTATGTGCCGATCTTTTTTATTCTTTTTGCGCTTATAGCCATCCTGGAAGACTCCGGCTACATGGCTCGCATTGCTTTTATTTTAGACCGCATATTTCATAGTTTCGGTTTGCATGGACAATCAACACTTCCATTTATTCTGGGTGGAGTTTTTGCCGGAGGATGTGCTGTTCCGGGGATTATGTCCACCAAAGGTATTCCCGATGAAAGGTCGCGGCTGGCAACGATTTTAACGGTTCCGTTTATGAATTGTCTGGCAAAAATTCCCCTTTATACCTTGCTGGTGAATATTTATTTTGCCGAGCATAAATCATGGGCAATGTTCTTTATCGGCACCATCACAATCATAATGGCTATGATTATTGCTAAGGTTTTGACCTCAACAATCCTTAAGGGACGTGAGACCGCTCCGTTTATTATGGAAATGCCCAATTACCATGCACCTACATTGTTCGGAGTCGCGCAACGCTCAATTGAACGTACATGGGAATACATCAAAAAAGTCGGGTCCATTGTTGTAGCCGTTTCCTTGTGTGTGTTTTCCTTGTTGCAATTCCCGGGGCTTAGTGAAGAGCGTATGGATTATTATAACGCTGAAATGAGTAAAGCCGCGGCTGTTTTTGATGCCAAAGTTTCAGGCACTACCTACGCCGAGGTAGGCGAGTCTGGAAAAATGCTTGCTTTGCTTAATTTCTACGATAATTACAAACGCGCTCGGATGAATTCATCAGGTAAGAGTGGGGCCGCTTCAGTTGATGCTAAATTCAAAGCTGATAATCCAGAATTGTTCACTGTGCTGAAACCGCATAGCAATAAAGATGCAAAGATAGTTAACCGTGCTTTGCGTAAGGTTTCATCCAAACGTAAAAGTTTGCGGCGCAAAATAAAGGAAGAGAAAATTAAGACTTCTTTTTTTGGTATGATTGGAAGATCTCTTGAACCTGTAACCCAATTGGCCGGATTTGACTGGAAGGTGAATATTGCTTTGATCAGTTCTTTTGCCGCTCGTGAATCCTCTGTGGCAACAATGGGAGTTTTATATCAGCAAGGGGCGGATGAAAATCAGACACTTGAACAGAGAATGGATAATGAGAGTAAGTCTTCTGGAATGACTCCATTGCATGCTCTCGCAATTATTATTTTCTTTGCTCTTTACCCTCCATGTCTTGCCGCTACGATTATGGTGAAGGTTCAAACCGGGTCATGGAAATGGATGGTCTTTTCCATTGTTTTCCCCACGACGATTGGTTTTGCGGCGGCTTCAGCTGTGTTCACTGTGGGGAATGCGGTGGGGGCCAGCGGTATAGTTATGATGAAAGGGTTTTACCTTGTCTGCCTTGGAATAGCGTTTTTGATAGCACTTCAGAGTAAGCTCTCTTCAGATAAGATAGCAACACGCCACGTGTATCAGGCATAA
- a CDS encoding DUF4198 domain-containing protein: MKFKVVFLNLLAIVAFAIPAFAHFQMVYTPEIAVNKGDQTQLKLVFTHPFEAGHTMDMGVPEEFYMLHQKGEEGKTKKVDLKSYLKPITWKSLTNSGKAYEANLPKKIVRSMGDYTLVLVPAPYFESEEDVYIQQITKTYMNVGGMPGNWSVPAGLKTEWIPLVKPYAMWTGMTFKAQLLSSGKPVPNADVEVEYMNHAPEMKKNGFAKKANSEAPQDAFVTMGIKTDAQGYIEFAVPKAGWWGFCALGSGPDKEFKGKELSQDAVIWLKAVDMK, translated from the coding sequence ATGAAGTTTAAGGTAGTATTTTTAAATCTGTTGGCAATTGTTGCATTTGCTATCCCTGCGTTCGCACATTTTCAGATGGTATACACCCCTGAAATTGCAGTAAATAAGGGTGATCAGACTCAGCTCAAATTGGTCTTTACTCATCCGTTTGAGGCCGGACATACCATGGATATGGGAGTTCCTGAAGAATTCTATATGCTGCATCAGAAAGGGGAAGAAGGAAAAACTAAAAAAGTTGACCTCAAATCCTATCTCAAACCAATCACATGGAAGAGTTTGACTAATTCCGGAAAGGCTTATGAAGCAAATCTGCCAAAGAAAATTGTCCGTTCCATGGGTGACTATACTTTAGTGCTGGTTCCTGCTCCTTATTTTGAGTCAGAAGAAGATGTTTACATTCAGCAGATTACCAAGACTTACATGAATGTCGGTGGAATGCCCGGTAACTGGTCTGTTCCAGCCGGACTTAAGACTGAGTGGATTCCTCTCGTAAAGCCTTATGCTATGTGGACAGGTATGACCTTTAAAGCTCAGCTTCTGTCAAGCGGAAAGCCTGTGCCGAATGCCGATGTTGAAGTTGAATACATGAATCATGCTCCTGAAATGAAGAAAAACGGATTTGCTAAAAAAGCAAACTCCGAAGCTCCACAGGACGCTTTTGTGACAATGGGTATTAAAACAGATGCTCAGGGTTACATTGAATTTGCAGTTCCTAAAGCTGGCTGGTGGGGATTTTGTGCCCTTGGTTCCGGTCCAGACAAAGAGTTTAAAGGTAAAGAACTCTCTCAGGATGCTGTAATTTGGTTAAAAGCTGTTGATATGAAATAG
- the hydF gene encoding [FeFe] hydrogenase H-cluster maturation GTPase HydF: MSNKAPRGVRLVITLAGRRNAGKSSLINAIVDQDISIVSDQPGTTTDAVAKHYELLPLGPVTFYDTAGLDDSGELGELRIKATQKVLWRSDVAIVVIGEEGITDYEKNIISEICDLKIPFITIFNKNDLRPPSAKDISYCHENNFPFLEVSATNSFNIQEIKNAIIDLAPDEMKRDPVLAGDLFNEGDWVVCVVPIDLSAPKGRLILPQVQVLREILDYNAVAVTIKEHEIEKALQNLNHQPALVITDSQVVLSVANDVPDKIPLTTFSTLFARYKGDLPSLIKGADAIDTLEDGDIVLIGEACSHHPVEDDIGRVKIPNWIRQYTDKSINFETYSGHDFPTDLERYKLVIHCGACMLNRTEMLRRINECKRRNVPITNYGVAISKVQGVLERIIAPFNL, encoded by the coding sequence ATGTCCAATAAAGCACCACGCGGAGTCAGGCTTGTTATAACTCTGGCTGGAAGGCGCAATGCCGGGAAATCTTCTCTGATAAACGCAATTGTGGATCAGGATATATCTATTGTTTCGGATCAACCGGGAACAACAACAGATGCCGTTGCCAAACATTATGAACTGCTGCCACTAGGTCCGGTAACCTTCTACGACACAGCAGGTCTTGATGACTCAGGAGAACTGGGTGAACTCAGGATCAAAGCTACACAGAAAGTTCTCTGGCGGTCTGATGTCGCAATTGTTGTAATCGGAGAAGAAGGAATCACGGATTATGAAAAAAATATTATAAGTGAGATCTGTGACCTGAAAATTCCGTTCATTACGATTTTCAACAAAAACGACCTTAGACCCCCTTCCGCGAAAGATATCAGCTATTGCCATGAAAATAATTTTCCATTTTTAGAAGTTTCCGCGACAAATAGCTTCAACATTCAAGAAATTAAAAATGCCATCATTGACTTGGCTCCTGATGAAATGAAACGTGATCCTGTTCTTGCGGGTGATCTTTTCAATGAAGGAGATTGGGTTGTCTGCGTGGTTCCGATTGATCTATCTGCTCCGAAAGGACGTCTTATTCTTCCACAAGTTCAAGTGTTACGTGAGATTCTGGACTATAACGCCGTCGCGGTGACTATTAAAGAACATGAAATTGAGAAAGCTTTACAAAATTTAAACCATCAGCCTGCGCTGGTTATTACGGACTCACAAGTCGTTCTCAGCGTTGCAAATGATGTTCCCGACAAAATCCCGTTAACCACCTTTTCAACTTTATTTGCCCGCTACAAAGGCGACTTACCAAGCCTCATCAAAGGCGCAGATGCCATTGATACTCTGGAAGACGGAGATATTGTTCTTATAGGTGAGGCGTGCTCTCATCACCCGGTAGAGGACGACATCGGACGGGTAAAAATCCCGAACTGGATTCGTCAGTACACTGATAAAAGCATTAACTTCGAGACTTACTCAGGACATGATTTCCCGACAGATCTTGAAAGATATAAGCTTGTTATTCACTGTGGGGCATGCATGCTCAACCGCACGGAAATGCTGAGACGAATTAACGAATGTAAACGCAGAAACGTACCAATAACAAACTACGGTGTTGCCATTTCAAAAGTACAAGGTGTTTTGGAACGGATTATCGCCCCGTTTAATTTATAG
- the hydE gene encoding [FeFe] hydrogenase H-cluster radical SAM maturase HydE codes for MYALSELKILNYLKGQNDDELFTLADQVREKVFKNEVYLRAIVEFSNVCNKKCFYCGLRAPNSKINRYRLDLPTIMEASETAALNGARTIVLQSGDDFCYSKDQIGELVKDIKNRHDVAVTLSIGDRDLDEYGYWFECGADRCLIKIETSNPKLYKKIRSGEEFNERLNRIKSLHGMGYEIGSGIIVGLPDSNVESLLKDILFLTDLKLDMIAAGPFVPHPDTPFADAAPGDLLLSYRVTALLRILNPESNIPATSALDSFDAKGREIGLSRGCNVIMPSVTPSAHRADYNIYPGKNSVAIDVSDSLSQAESTIRYLNLIPSSSKGFSKRNKNVQ; via the coding sequence ATGTATGCACTCAGCGAGCTAAAAATTCTAAACTATCTTAAGGGTCAGAATGATGATGAACTTTTCACACTTGCCGATCAGGTAAGGGAAAAAGTATTTAAAAATGAAGTATACCTTCGCGCAATTGTAGAATTTTCGAATGTTTGCAACAAAAAATGTTTTTATTGCGGACTCAGAGCTCCTAACTCAAAAATCAATCGTTATCGACTTGATCTGCCTACAATTATGGAAGCATCTGAAACAGCAGCGCTAAACGGAGCGCGAACAATTGTTTTACAGTCTGGCGATGATTTCTGCTATTCAAAAGATCAAATTGGCGAACTGGTTAAAGATATTAAAAATCGCCATGATGTGGCTGTGACTCTGTCAATCGGAGACCGCGACCTTGATGAATACGGTTATTGGTTTGAGTGCGGGGCTGACCGATGCCTGATTAAAATCGAAACTTCAAATCCTAAATTATACAAAAAAATCAGAAGCGGCGAAGAATTTAATGAAAGGCTTAACAGAATAAAATCATTACACGGTATGGGATACGAAATAGGGTCCGGCATCATTGTAGGATTGCCTGATTCAAACGTTGAATCTCTTTTGAAAGACATCCTTTTTCTGACAGATCTTAAGCTGGACATGATAGCAGCCGGACCTTTTGTTCCTCATCCGGATACCCCTTTTGCCGATGCTGCTCCCGGAGACTTATTGCTGTCTTACCGTGTGACTGCCCTGCTCCGCATTTTAAATCCTGAATCCAATATTCCAGCCACATCAGCTCTAGATTCTTTTGACGCGAAAGGTAGAGAAATAGGACTCAGCAGAGGATGTAATGTAATAATGCCTTCTGTCACACCTTCCGCACATCGCGCGGATTACAATATTTATCCGGGTAAAAATTCAGTGGCAATCGATGTTTCCGATTCGCTATCACAAGCTGAAAGCACAATCAGATATTTAAACCTCATACCTTCATCATCAAAAGGCTTTTCTAAAAGGAATAAAAATGTCCAATAA
- the hydG gene encoding [FeFe] hydrogenase H-cluster radical SAM maturase HydG — protein MKNNNTSGNDLKSFIDEELIWSEMEKATNPAPAQVRDILAKAKERKGLTPFEAAVLLKNTDKDLDNEIFETAMEVKKGIYGNRLVLFAPLYISNECVNQCAYCGFNAKNTDLERRTLSPEEIHKEVEVLEKIGHKRLLLVYGEHPKYNAEWIAQTVRDVYSVTSDISGEIRRVNINCAPLDVKGFKALHDVGIGTYQCFQESYHQETYKKVHIAGKKTDYLWRLYAMHRAQEAGIDDVGMGALFGLFDPIFEVMGLLYHAKQLEKDCGVGPHTISFPRLEPAQGSDLAYNPPYLSSNHNFKKIVAVLRLAVPYTGLILTTRENAEFRKELLEVGVSQISAGSRTYPGAYSDPQYDRPDVQQFCVGDSRSLDEVIRSLISGDQNYVPSWCTACYRLGRTGEHFMELAKTGFIQKFCLPNGLLTFKEYLEDYASEETKKIGEELIRKELASYADPERRNLLTDRVTRMAAGERDLYL, from the coding sequence ATGAAAAATAATAATACTTCAGGAAACGATCTGAAATCTTTTATTGATGAAGAACTTATTTGGTCTGAAATGGAAAAAGCAACCAACCCCGCCCCTGCTCAGGTTCGGGATATTCTTGCCAAAGCAAAAGAAAGAAAAGGCCTTACGCCATTTGAAGCGGCAGTGCTGCTTAAAAATACAGATAAAGATCTGGATAATGAAATTTTTGAGACAGCCATGGAAGTCAAAAAAGGAATCTATGGTAACCGTCTGGTTCTTTTTGCCCCGCTGTATATTTCTAACGAATGTGTCAATCAGTGTGCTTATTGCGGATTCAATGCAAAAAATACAGACCTTGAACGCAGAACACTAAGCCCTGAAGAAATTCACAAAGAAGTAGAAGTTCTGGAAAAAATTGGGCACAAACGGCTTCTGCTAGTTTACGGAGAACATCCAAAATATAATGCAGAATGGATAGCTCAAACCGTACGCGATGTTTATTCTGTAACATCAGATATAAGCGGAGAAATTCGCAGGGTAAATATAAACTGCGCTCCTCTGGATGTTAAAGGGTTTAAAGCGCTCCATGATGTCGGCATTGGTACCTATCAATGTTTCCAAGAATCATACCATCAGGAAACATACAAAAAAGTACATATAGCCGGCAAAAAAACAGATTATCTATGGAGACTTTATGCCATGCATCGCGCGCAGGAAGCAGGCATAGATGACGTAGGAATGGGCGCACTGTTTGGCTTATTTGATCCTATCTTTGAAGTCATGGGACTTCTTTATCACGCTAAACAGCTTGAAAAAGACTGCGGAGTCGGACCGCACACTATTTCATTCCCCAGACTTGAACCGGCTCAGGGTTCAGATCTGGCTTATAACCCTCCTTATCTGTCTTCCAACCATAATTTTAAAAAAATCGTAGCCGTACTTCGCCTTGCTGTTCCGTATACCGGGCTTATCCTGACCACCCGTGAAAATGCCGAATTTCGCAAAGAACTACTCGAAGTAGGTGTTTCACAAATATCAGCCGGTTCCAGGACCTACCCAGGAGCTTACAGCGATCCTCAATATGACCGCCCTGATGTTCAGCAATTCTGCGTTGGCGACAGTCGCAGTCTTGACGAAGTTATCCGCAGCCTTATCAGTGGTGATCAGAACTATGTTCCTTCATGGTGTACGGCCTGTTATCGTCTCGGACGCACCGGGGAACATTTTATGGAGCTTGCGAAAACAGGTTTTATTCAAAAATTCTGCCTGCCTAACGGGCTGCTTACTTTCAAAGAATACCTGGAAGATTATGCCTCCGAAGAAACAAAAAAAATCGGTGAGGAACTTATCCGTAAGGAACTTGCAAGCTATGCCGACCCTGAGCGGAGAAATTTGCTGACTGACAGAGTCACTCGCATGGCAGCAGGCGAAAGAGATCTTTACCTGTAA
- a CDS encoding TM1266 family iron-only hydrogenase system putative regulator codes for MNKRLGIIGITVKNRFKAAPKVNQTLSEHGNIIVGRMGLPFREKDVNVIGIIIEATTDEVGSLTGKLGMLEGVKVKSLLV; via the coding sequence ATGAATAAACGGCTAGGAATCATTGGAATAACCGTTAAAAACAGATTTAAAGCTGCACCGAAAGTAAATCAGACTCTCAGTGAGCATGGTAATATAATTGTCGGCCGTATGGGGCTTCCTTTCCGTGAAAAAGATGTAAACGTTATCGGTATCATTATAGAAGCGACCACCGATGAAGTTGGCTCTTTGACGGGAAAGCTCGGTATGCTTGAGGGTGTTAAAGTTAAATCACTACTTGTTTAA
- a CDS encoding iron hydrogenase small subunit, with protein sequence MKMKRRSFLKACGVMTGYAVLSMNIATEAIASVMSFVGLRQKSVYAADANSKIYKYRKSQNNPMIAKIYNKKNGFLHDGPCGHKSHELLHTHYIDRSAKLSALKGKGYKFNF encoded by the coding sequence ATGAAAATGAAAAGACGCAGTTTTTTAAAAGCTTGTGGTGTAATGACCGGTTACGCAGTGCTCAGCATGAACATTGCGACCGAAGCTATAGCCTCGGTTATGAGTTTTGTAGGCTTAAGGCAAAAATCTGTTTACGCAGCAGATGCAAACTCTAAAATCTACAAATATAGAAAATCTCAGAACAATCCTATGATTGCAAAAATCTATAACAAAAAAAATGGATTTCTGCATGATGGTCCTTGTGGACATAAATCGCATGAGTTGCTTCATACTCATTATATAGATCGCAGTGCAAAACTAAGCGCCCTCAAAGGAAAAGGGTATAAGTTTAATTTCTAA
- a CDS encoding [FeFe] hydrogenase, group A — MRLIEGVMYRNYAPPKGADPDRITFVMVDEDKCQGCGACDEVCATGAIQSINDDGIHRIVDPVACMNCGQCLTNCPYGAISEGVSFVDELFEKLKDPDTVVVSMPAPSVRYGLGECFGAATGTYVGGKMHAALRKLGFNYIWDTEFAADLTIMEEGTELIHRVKEQGQKDARPLPQFTSCCPGWIKFAETYYPDLMPNLSSCKSPIGMLGPLCKTYGAKETGTSPKKIYTVSIMPCIAKKYEGIRPELTDSGFSDIDATINTRELAYMIKAAGIDFNNLPDEDPDPVLGESTGAATIFGNSGGVMEAALRLAYEELSGEKLKNPEIKVVRTHEGINTADIKVPNFGVVKVAVASGLKNAAKLCDEVRAGKSPYHFIEIMTCPGGCVNGGGQPLDPEIQASLFRSTVAQINKRFRVRKIKA; from the coding sequence ATGAGGCTTATCGAAGGTGTCATGTATCGGAATTACGCTCCGCCGAAAGGAGCTGACCCGGACAGAATTACTTTTGTGATGGTTGATGAGGACAAATGTCAAGGCTGTGGCGCTTGTGATGAAGTCTGTGCCACAGGAGCAATTCAGTCTATCAACGACGATGGAATTCATCGGATAGTTGATCCTGTTGCCTGCATGAACTGTGGACAGTGCTTGACCAATTGTCCTTATGGGGCAATTAGTGAAGGCGTTTCTTTTGTTGATGAGCTTTTCGAAAAGCTCAAAGATCCCGATACTGTTGTTGTTTCAATGCCCGCCCCTTCTGTACGCTATGGCCTAGGGGAATGTTTCGGAGCAGCTACCGGCACATATGTCGGCGGAAAAATGCACGCGGCTCTCAGAAAACTCGGCTTCAACTACATTTGGGATACTGAATTTGCTGCCGACCTTACCATCATGGAAGAAGGCACTGAGCTTATCCACCGAGTGAAGGAACAGGGACAGAAAGATGCTCGTCCTCTGCCGCAGTTCACTTCCTGCTGCCCGGGATGGATAAAGTTTGCTGAAACTTATTATCCAGACCTGATGCCCAATCTTTCAAGCTGTAAATCTCCAATCGGTATGCTTGGGCCTCTATGCAAAACATACGGAGCTAAAGAAACCGGCACCAGTCCTAAAAAGATTTATACTGTATCAATTATGCCTTGTATTGCCAAAAAATACGAAGGCATTCGTCCTGAATTAACTGACAGCGGCTTCAGTGATATTGATGCTACAATCAACACCAGGGAACTGGCATATATGATTAAAGCTGCCGGTATCGACTTCAACAATCTGCCTGATGAAGATCCTGATCCAGTTTTGGGAGAATCAACAGGTGCTGCTACTATTTTCGGCAATAGCGGCGGAGTTATGGAAGCCGCGCTTAGACTGGCCTACGAAGAACTGTCTGGTGAAAAGCTGAAGAACCCGGAAATTAAAGTTGTACGGACTCACGAGGGTATCAATACGGCTGATATCAAAGTTCCTAACTTCGGAGTTGTTAAAGTAGCAGTAGCAAGCGGACTGAAAAATGCTGCAAAGTTGTGTGATGAAGTAAGAGCCGGAAAATCTCCTTATCACTTCATTGAAATCATGACTTGCCCTGGTGGCTGCGTGAATGGAGGAGGTCAACCTCTTGACCCAGAAATTCAGGCTTCATTGTTCAGAAGTACTGTTGCTCAGATTAATAAGCGGTTCAGAGTCCGCAAAATCAAGGCATAA